Proteins encoded by one window of Dioscorea cayenensis subsp. rotundata cultivar TDr96_F1 chromosome 20, TDr96_F1_v2_PseudoChromosome.rev07_lg8_w22 25.fasta, whole genome shotgun sequence:
- the LOC120251187 gene encoding putative exosome complex component rrp40, whose product MEADLSNPCPQSLINENVVPGDVVLDVSSMVNQTVKLGVGLRQECDSLSVFKAGKLRFLKPNKYWVESSHKRYVPSAEDTVLGIVVDSKPDNFLVDIKGPSLAFLPVLAFEGGTRRNIPKFEVGTLLYVRVVKANNSMNPELSCTDASGKAAEFGPLKDGYMFETSTGLARMLRSSPTCPVLEALGKKMSFETAIGLNGRVWVNAPSPSMIILVSNAIINSEFLSGAQQRIMVEKLVQRFSDA is encoded by the exons ATGGAAGCCGATCTTTCGAATCCATGCCCGCAAAGCTTAATCAACGAGAATGTC GTTCCTGGTGATGTTGTTTTGGATGTCTCAAGCATGGTGAATCAGACGGTGAAATTGGGCGTTGGCTTGCGCCAG GAATGTGATTCGCTGTCGGTTTTCAAGGCTGGGAAGCTGCGGTTTTTGAAACCGAACAAGTATTGGGTTGAAAGCTCCCACAAGAGG TATGTACCATCTGCTGAAGATACAGTTCTTGGCATTGTGGTTGATAGTAAGCCGGAT AACTTTCTTGTCGACATAAAGGGACCTTCTTTGGCATTTTTACCTGTACTTGCGTTTGAAGGAGGGACCAGGAGAAATATTCCAAAGTTTGAG GTAGGGACACTATTGTACGTTCGAGTTGTTAAAGCCAATAATAGCATGAATCCTGAGCTCTCATGCACGGATg CTAGTGGAAAAGCTGCGGAATTTGGCCCCTTGAAAGATGGCTACATGTTTGAAACATCAACTGGTCTCGCACGAAT GTTGCGAAGCTCTCCGACATGTCCAGTTCTTGAGGCTCTTGGAAAGAAAATGTCCTTTGAGACAGCTATTGGGTTAAACGGCCGTGTTTGG GTGAATGCACCGTCTCCATCGATGATAATTCTTGTATCAAACGCAATCATTAACTCAGAGTTCTTAAGTGGTGCACAGCAAAGAATTATGGTAGAGAAGCTTGTGCAAAGATTTAGTGATGCTTAA